Proteins found in one Oribacterium sp. oral taxon 102 genomic segment:
- a CDS encoding TRAP transporter substrate-binding protein, translating into MKRSLWIAVVGAAALTLGACGQVKESAPAGTLPPTSAAQAEAKTTGDGLVLKWSEVNGDEYGATVGAKAFKEKVEEVSGGQIVIDLYENGTLGDEKTSMQGIQMGTLDIFRGNASSLPNYGAKVIGLTGLPYLFKDMAQFHDMAVSSLGQELLDSVDQADCGYVALGWMVEGPRSLFLTQSAYDKLGKPSAFSLDMMKGLKIRVPETDLMVNTMKGLGASATPIAYSELYTSLQSGVVDGAENGVTSYLSNSFNEVAPYFIPDAHTFGCGVVLMNKDKWNSLTEEQKEWMLEASEAGSEACYEYNQKQEQAAYASFLEKGVTKLEVPDLDKWQEACQSVYASYSEEEQKIIQRLAAGKY; encoded by the coding sequence ATGAAGAGAAGTTTGTGGATTGCAGTTGTGGGAGCGGCAGCACTGACGCTGGGCGCATGCGGACAGGTAAAGGAAAGCGCTCCGGCGGGGACGCTGCCCCCGACAAGCGCAGCGCAGGCGGAAGCGAAGACGACGGGAGACGGTTTGGTGCTGAAGTGGTCGGAGGTGAATGGAGACGAGTATGGGGCGACAGTGGGAGCCAAAGCCTTCAAAGAAAAGGTAGAGGAAGTGTCCGGGGGGCAGATCGTCATAGATTTATATGAGAATGGAACCCTGGGAGATGAGAAAACCTCCATGCAGGGAATACAGATGGGGACACTGGACATCTTTCGGGGGAACGCATCCTCCCTGCCGAATTATGGAGCGAAGGTAATAGGGCTTACCGGGCTTCCATATCTCTTTAAGGATATGGCACAGTTTCACGATATGGCAGTATCTTCCCTGGGGCAGGAGCTGCTGGACTCTGTAGATCAGGCGGATTGTGGATATGTGGCGCTGGGCTGGATGGTGGAGGGGCCGAGATCTCTGTTCCTCACGCAATCTGCTTATGACAAGCTGGGAAAGCCTTCCGCATTCAGCCTGGACATGATGAAGGGGCTCAAAATCCGGGTGCCGGAGACAGATCTGATGGTAAATACCATGAAAGGGTTGGGGGCGTCGGCGACACCGATTGCCTATTCTGAGCTGTATACCTCTCTGCAGTCCGGCGTGGTGGACGGAGCGGAGAATGGAGTGACCTCATATCTGTCTAATTCCTTTAATGAAGTGGCTCCGTATTTCATACCGGATGCGCACACCTTTGGCTGCGGAGTAGTTCTGATGAATAAGGATAAATGGAATTCTCTTACGGAGGAACAGAAGGAGTGGATGCTGGAGGCTTCCGAGGCGGGCTCTGAGGCATGCTACGAATACAATCAGAAGCAGGAGCAGGCGGCGTATGCTTCTTTTTTGGAGAAGGGGGTTACGAAGCTGGAGGTTCCGGATCTCGACAAGTGGCAGGAAGCATGCCAATCCGTATATGCCTCCTACAGCGAGGAAGAGCAGAAGATTATTCAGAGACTTGCTGCCGGGAAGTATTAA
- a CDS encoding enolase C-terminal domain-like protein produces MVVTKFESWWVERGKCLFDRKRQGSAKMGWDVLVIQLTADNGITGSATCMAARSGAVSEAYLNETIAPVVLGRDPHDREAIFQELWSIDRHEAFFPVFLPGPIDVALWDMCAREAKLPLYKYIGACRSSLPVYASSNFLPHAEDYVAEALYYKKRGIKAYKVHPSGPVPFDMEVHQAVRDAVGESFTLMSDPVGTYTLNEAIRVGRQLEQLHYEWFEEPFRDFELWKYTELCRTLDIPIAATETTRGCHWGVAQVIAQRAADIVRADVSWKHGITGTLKIAHLAEAFGLNCEIHTTTMNYMDMVNLHVSCAIKNCKYFEYFVPEDHYRLPMKGDLPIDSEGMIHAPNAPGIGAELDWELIQASCRSYCCQEYAEGSSAAV; encoded by the coding sequence ATGGTTGTTACGAAATTTGAAAGCTGGTGGGTCGAAAGAGGGAAATGCCTTTTCGACAGAAAAAGACAAGGAAGCGCCAAGATGGGCTGGGACGTTCTGGTCATTCAGCTGACTGCGGATAACGGGATTACCGGTTCCGCCACCTGTATGGCAGCCCGCTCCGGCGCGGTATCCGAAGCATACCTGAACGAAACCATCGCTCCGGTGGTACTGGGACGGGATCCGCATGACCGCGAGGCAATCTTTCAGGAGCTATGGAGCATCGACCGCCACGAGGCTTTTTTTCCCGTGTTCCTGCCCGGTCCCATAGACGTGGCGCTCTGGGATATGTGTGCCAGAGAAGCGAAGCTGCCCCTCTATAAATATATCGGCGCCTGCAGAAGCAGCCTTCCGGTATACGCAAGCTCGAACTTTCTGCCTCATGCAGAAGACTATGTTGCAGAGGCACTTTATTATAAAAAGAGGGGAATCAAGGCTTACAAAGTCCACCCCAGCGGCCCTGTCCCCTTCGATATGGAGGTTCATCAGGCAGTCAGGGATGCCGTAGGAGAGAGTTTTACGCTGATGTCGGATCCGGTAGGAACCTACACCCTGAATGAAGCGATCCGCGTAGGCCGGCAGCTGGAGCAGCTGCATTACGAATGGTTCGAGGAGCCCTTCCGGGACTTTGAGCTCTGGAAGTATACCGAGCTATGCCGGACGCTGGACATCCCCATTGCCGCAACCGAAACAACTCGAGGGTGTCACTGGGGCGTCGCACAGGTCATCGCACAGCGAGCCGCAGACATTGTCCGTGCCGACGTTTCCTGGAAGCACGGCATCACAGGCACCCTGAAAATCGCACATCTGGCAGAGGCATTCGGGCTGAACTGTGAGATTCACACTACCACCATGAATTACATGGACATGGTAAATCTTCATGTCAGCTGCGCTATCAAAAACTGCAAATATTTCGAATACTTTGTGCCGGAGGACCATTACCGCCTTCCCATGAAGGGGGATCTCCCCATTGACAGCGAAGGCATGATTCATGCACCGAATGCCCCCGGGATCGGTGCAGAGCTGGACTGGGAGCTGATTCAGGCTTCCTGCAGAAGCTATTGCTGTCAGGAATATGCAGAGGGAAGCTCCGCAGCCGTCTGA
- a CDS encoding SDR family NAD(P)-dependent oxidoreductase: MEELSGYAGIVTGGSSGIGLEIANQLALAGAAVYVVSRTGKEKEGLQSSPKGVIHQQGDIRNRSEMQALVQRLAATHGGQLDFLVNNAGSSYKCLAQDFPEEEYDRIMEINVKAGFQMAQLLYPYLKRSPHKGRILNISSMSAHLGFSQVVPYCISKAAVVGMTRGLATEWANENICVNSIAPGWFHSRLLDEIADEKRRTQILQKIPVHAFGNTEDLGALAAFLIGPHGSYINGQDLAVDGGALCFGF; encoded by the coding sequence ATGGAAGAATTATCCGGCTATGCCGGCATCGTTACCGGAGGCTCCAGCGGAATCGGTCTGGAAATTGCAAATCAGCTGGCACTGGCGGGCGCCGCCGTTTATGTCGTCTCCAGAACAGGGAAAGAAAAAGAAGGACTGCAAAGCAGCCCGAAAGGCGTCATCCATCAGCAGGGAGATATCCGAAACCGTTCGGAAATGCAGGCGCTGGTTCAGAGGCTCGCCGCAACGCACGGCGGTCAGCTGGACTTTCTGGTAAACAACGCCGGCAGCTCCTATAAGTGTCTTGCTCAGGATTTCCCAGAGGAGGAATATGACCGGATCATGGAAATCAATGTGAAGGCAGGATTCCAGATGGCGCAGCTGCTCTACCCCTATCTGAAGAGAAGTCCTCACAAAGGAAGAATTCTCAATATTTCCAGCATGAGCGCCCATCTGGGCTTCAGTCAGGTCGTTCCCTACTGCATTTCCAAGGCTGCAGTCGTGGGAATGACACGAGGTCTCGCCACAGAATGGGCAAACGAAAATATCTGCGTGAATTCCATCGCCCCCGGCTGGTTCCATTCCCGTCTTTTGGACGAAATAGCGGATGAAAAACGACGGACGCAGATCCTGCAAAAAATACCGGTTCACGCTTTCGGAAATACAGAAGATCTGGGTGCGCTTGCCGCTTTCCTCATAGGCCCTCACGGAAGCTACATAAACGGGCAGGATCTCGCAGTTGACGGCGGCGCCCTGTGTTTTGGCTTCTAA
- a CDS encoding SGNH/GDSL hydrolase family protein, with the protein MKRILCFGDSNTWGVIPEPKKNPFPSLRYDEQTRWPCVLARDLGKNWRILEEGLGGRTTIYTVPGEAYRLASTYLEPCLLSHRPLDYVILMLGTNDIQPKFHKEALQPNRLNAGIRALLQIILSVPECGTGSVSPRILLLAPPPIRLSSSRPDVSAKYGMEAGVLLSHHFSSEYQKLCESFPAEFLNASLYAEASEADGIHFTRNSHVRLGHAVAKKIRNWERSAPEAPEISSEILRSSIEM; encoded by the coding sequence TTGAAACGTATTCTCTGCTTCGGCGACTCCAATACCTGGGGCGTCATTCCGGAGCCCAAGAAGAATCCCTTTCCCTCTCTGCGATATGACGAGCAGACTCGCTGGCCCTGCGTTCTCGCAAGAGATCTGGGCAAAAACTGGAGGATTCTGGAGGAGGGTTTAGGCGGAAGAACCACTATTTATACTGTTCCCGGAGAAGCCTATCGCCTCGCCAGCACCTACCTCGAGCCCTGTCTGCTGAGTCATCGTCCGCTGGACTATGTGATCCTCATGCTGGGAACCAATGATATACAGCCGAAATTTCACAAAGAAGCACTCCAACCCAATCGACTCAACGCAGGAATCCGCGCACTGCTGCAGATCATCCTATCCGTTCCGGAATGCGGCACAGGCAGCGTTTCGCCTCGAATCCTCCTGCTCGCCCCCCCTCCCATCCGCCTTTCCTCGTCCAGACCGGATGTCAGTGCCAAATACGGAATGGAAGCAGGCGTCCTCCTTTCCCATCATTTCTCTTCGGAATATCAGAAGCTTTGCGAAAGCTTCCCCGCAGAATTTCTGAACGCTTCCCTTTATGCAGAAGCTTCCGAAGCGGACGGCATCCACTTCACAAGGAACAGCCACGTCCGACTGGGGCATGCCGTAGCGAAAAAAATCCGAAATTGGGAGCGCAGCGCTCCGGAAGCTCCCGAAATTTCTTCCGAAATCCTGCGAAGCAGCATCGAAATGTAA
- a CDS encoding substrate-binding domain-containing protein gives MNKTITIRDVAEKAGVSVSAVHIALNGKKGVGEEKKVLIKRVAAELGYQPNAMASMLKQKRKTIAILLPSEEGDNKYFFPQIWQGIHDVIQRQKVNFSYLEFPYSTANHEQVRTELLKRIQGKEIDGLLTAGHEDVLSEEDWELLESLETKIVVIHSEKPGRDVLCCIEPNYDVIGRTMAELISSRIAGYGSIFIAAGNPKYASHNLVMRGFERYLRENQIYNMIYRDFSWTMDEINYIHILREISRPDVASCCAVFSQGTILLGRALEESGKASRLFSLGTDLSEETARRLKEGIFDNVIQKNPYAEGYLGLWALIDYFLNGNRPERKIYVGADVVFRSNIEMYQNKNHTALLLGK, from the coding sequence GTGAACAAAACAATCACGATTCGGGATGTGGCGGAGAAGGCCGGTGTCAGCGTCAGCGCGGTACATATTGCTTTGAACGGGAAGAAAGGAGTGGGGGAAGAAAAAAAGGTACTGATTAAGAGAGTGGCTGCAGAGCTGGGCTATCAGCCGAATGCGATGGCATCTATGCTGAAGCAGAAGAGGAAAACGATTGCGATCCTGCTTCCGTCAGAGGAGGGCGACAACAAATATTTCTTTCCGCAGATCTGGCAGGGCATCCATGATGTGATACAACGACAGAAGGTGAATTTTTCTTATCTGGAGTTTCCCTATTCAACGGCGAATCATGAGCAGGTTCGAACGGAGCTCTTGAAGCGGATTCAGGGAAAGGAGATCGACGGGCTTCTGACAGCGGGACATGAGGATGTGCTTTCAGAGGAGGATTGGGAGCTTCTGGAATCGTTGGAAACTAAAATCGTGGTGATTCATTCGGAGAAGCCGGGGAGGGATGTGCTTTGCTGTATAGAACCGAATTACGATGTGATCGGCAGAACGATGGCGGAGCTGATAAGCAGCCGCATCGCAGGGTATGGGAGTATCTTCATTGCTGCAGGGAACCCGAAATATGCGTCTCATAATCTGGTGATGCGGGGCTTTGAACGGTATCTGCGGGAGAATCAGATTTATAATATGATCTACCGCGATTTCTCCTGGACTATGGATGAGATCAACTACATCCACATCCTGCGGGAGATATCCAGACCGGATGTGGCATCCTGCTGCGCTGTGTTTTCGCAGGGGACGATTCTTCTGGGAAGGGCGTTGGAGGAATCCGGAAAGGCATCGAGACTGTTTTCGCTCGGCACGGATTTATCGGAGGAGACGGCGCGGCGTTTAAAGGAAGGAATCTTTGATAACGTGATACAGAAAAATCCTTATGCGGAAGGATATCTGGGATTGTGGGCACTGATAGACTATTTTTTAAACGGGAATCGACCGGAACGGAAAATCTATGTAGGTGCCGATGTGGTATTCCGCAGCAACATTGAGATGTATCAGAATAAAAATCATACGGCACTGCTGCTCGGAAAGTAA
- a CDS encoding carbohydrate ABC transporter permease gives MNKNERKAVRRNEEQKDRASFAVYFVIVIIGIVLLYPMVWMFFATFKDNEEIFGSVALLPGIWRLENYRNGWQGSAGITYTRFFLNTFKLVIPTTLFTLLSSTLAAYAFARFTFPYKKLLFTFLLAMMMLPSTVVIIPRYMLYNRFHWVDSYIPFYAPALLCCNSFFPYMLIQFLRGIPRDLDESACIDGCGTLRTLTEILLPLMKPALFSAGVFQFLWTYNDYFNSLIFINSVKKYPISLAVRLSLDSESVVQWGKVMAMSFAAVVPLIILFFACQKYFVEGIATSGMKN, from the coding sequence ATGAATAAAAATGAGCGGAAAGCAGTACGAAGGAATGAGGAGCAGAAAGATAGAGCATCTTTTGCGGTTTATTTTGTCATTGTGATCATCGGCATTGTCCTTTTGTATCCTATGGTGTGGATGTTTTTTGCTACCTTTAAGGACAATGAAGAAATTTTCGGCTCTGTTGCGCTCCTTCCCGGGATTTGGCGGCTTGAAAATTACAGAAACGGCTGGCAGGGGAGTGCGGGGATCACCTACACGAGATTTTTCCTTAATACCTTTAAGCTGGTGATTCCGACAACGCTTTTTACACTGCTTTCCTCGACGCTGGCAGCCTATGCTTTCGCGCGGTTTACATTCCCATATAAAAAGCTGCTGTTTACATTTCTTCTCGCGATGATGATGCTCCCGAGCACGGTCGTGATTATTCCGAGGTATATGCTCTATAATCGTTTTCACTGGGTAGACAGTTATATCCCGTTTTATGCGCCGGCGCTTTTGTGCTGCAATTCCTTTTTTCCGTATATGTTGATTCAGTTCCTGCGCGGAATACCGCGGGATCTCGATGAGTCAGCCTGCATAGACGGATGCGGAACGCTTCGAACCCTGACGGAGATTCTTCTGCCCTTGATGAAGCCGGCGCTTTTTTCGGCGGGAGTATTTCAGTTCCTGTGGACGTATAATGATTATTTCAATTCGCTGATCTTTATCAATTCCGTAAAAAAATACCCGATTTCTCTGGCTGTCCGGCTGTCTCTTGATTCGGAGTCTGTCGTGCAATGGGGGAAGGTCATGGCGATGTCTTTTGCGGCAGTTGTGCCCCTGATCATTCTGTTCTTCGCCTGTCAGAAATATTTCGTGGAAGGGATCGCGACCAGCGGCATGAAGAATTGA